A single region of the Devosia sp. FJ2-5-3 genome encodes:
- a CDS encoding ABC transporter substrate-binding protein: MTLKKLLIGMMASVTLVAGAAQAAELSIVSGDTGNGLEFLRTQLDKFEANTGHKVTIVPMPSSTTDQFGQYKLWLAAGNTDIDVYQTDVIWAPQLADQFLDLTEAAKDVVGDHFPSIIESQTVNGKLVAMPAFTDAPALYYRKDLLEKHGKTVPTTWAELTTTAQEIMDAERAEGNSEMWGFVFQGNAYEGLTCDALEWVKSYGGGQIVEADGTISINNEQAAKAIDMAASWIGTISPEGNLAYMEEESRGVWQLGNAVFHRNWPYAYSLGNGGDSPIAGKFDVAPLPAGDGPDARSAATLGGWNVAVSKYSPDPDAAIELALYLSSSEVQKERALMQSNLPTIEALYDDADIAAGQPIIPAWKEIFQNAVPRPSAPTQGNYNEVSSLFWSAVHSTLSGNGTAAENLEVLEADLEELKGDGW, from the coding sequence ATGACATTGAAGAAACTGCTCATCGGCATGATGGCGAGCGTGACGCTGGTGGCAGGCGCCGCCCAGGCCGCCGAGCTGTCCATTGTGTCCGGCGATACCGGCAATGGCCTCGAATTCCTGCGGACCCAGCTCGACAAATTCGAGGCGAATACGGGCCATAAGGTCACCATCGTGCCCATGCCGTCCTCGACGACGGACCAGTTCGGCCAGTACAAGCTGTGGCTTGCGGCCGGCAATACCGACATCGACGTCTACCAGACAGACGTGATCTGGGCACCGCAACTGGCCGATCAGTTCCTCGACCTCACCGAAGCCGCCAAGGATGTGGTGGGTGACCACTTCCCCTCCATCATCGAGTCGCAGACGGTCAACGGCAAGCTCGTCGCCATGCCGGCCTTCACCGACGCTCCGGCGCTCTACTACCGCAAGGATCTGCTCGAAAAGCACGGCAAGACCGTTCCGACCACCTGGGCCGAACTGACCACGACCGCCCAGGAAATCATGGATGCGGAGCGCGCCGAGGGCAATTCGGAAATGTGGGGCTTCGTGTTCCAGGGCAATGCCTATGAAGGCCTGACCTGCGATGCCCTCGAGTGGGTCAAGTCCTATGGCGGCGGCCAGATCGTCGAGGCCGACGGCACGATCTCGATCAACAACGAACAGGCTGCCAAGGCCATCGACATGGCGGCAAGCTGGATCGGCACCATCTCTCCGGAAGGCAATCTGGCCTATATGGAAGAAGAAAGCCGCGGCGTCTGGCAGCTCGGCAATGCCGTGTTCCATCGCAACTGGCCCTATGCCTATTCGCTCGGCAATGGCGGCGACTCGCCGATTGCCGGCAAGTTCGACGTGGCGCCGCTGCCGGCAGGCGACGGCCCCGATGCCCGATCGGCTGCAACGCTGGGTGGCTGGAACGTCGCCGTTTCCAAGTATTCGCCCGATCCGGATGCCGCCATCGAACTGGCGCTCTATCTGAGCTCGTCCGAAGTGCAGAAGGAACGCGCCCTGATGCAGTCCAACCTGCCGACGATCGAAGCGCTCTATGACGACGCCGATATCGCCGCCGGCCAGCCGATCATCCCGGCCTGGAAGGAAATCTTCCAGAACGCGGTGCCGCGTCCGTCCGCGCCGACCCAGGGCAATTACAACGAGGTCTCTTCGCTGTTCTGGAGCGCCGTCCACTCCACGCTTTCGGGCAATGGTACGGCCGCCGAGAACCTCGAAGTTCTCGAAGCCGATCTCGAAGAGCTCAAGGGCGACGGCTGGTAA